The genomic window CGCCGTGACCCTCTGGTTAATCCTTCTGGCCGCCACCCTCCGGCTTATCGTGCCGCAACCGATACAAGAGGCGCTGTCGCGGCAGGCAACGCTGGGGCTCTCATGGGTCGTCAATCTGGTCATCGCGGGCCTTTCATCCTTGGGACGAGTGCTTTCCAGTGCCGTCCTTCGTCTCTTTGATCGCTATTCTCCTGCTCACCCCCCCACTCAAGCGAGCGGCTCAACACGGGGATCGAAAGGTGGGAAGAAACGCTCCCGGCCCAGCCGCGGCGAACTCCTGCAGGGGCCAAACGGAGCAGAAGAGGTGGCGGTAACGGGGGGTGAGGCGCCTCGGATTGTTGTCCCCCAGATGGTTACGGGAACAAGAGAGCCGGAAGAGGATCTTCTCACGGGATCCGATAGGGAATTGAAGCCCCAACGACTCAGCGGGCCCTTTCCATTGCCTTCTCTAGACCTTCTCACCGATTCGCCGCCTGGCGAGGGGCAGGTCGATCGCGAGGAAATTTTTCAAAAAAGCCAGCTCCTTGAAAGGGTCCTTGGCGAATTCGGGATCGTGGGTGAAGTAGGCGAGGTCCATCCCGGACCGGTTATTACACGGTACGAATTCACACCTGGATCCGGAGTCCGGATCGCTCAGATCGTCAGCCGGGCGGATGATATTGCCTTGGCCCTTAAGGCCTCCCGGGTCCGCCTTTTGGCGCCGATTCCAGGAAAGGCGGCTGTCGGGATCGAAGTTCCCAACGCCCATCCGGCCACGATCTATCTGAAAGAAGTGGTATCCACCGATCTTTTTCTTCGTTCCAAGGAACCGCTTCTCATCACGCTGGGGAAGGATATTGCGGGCCATCCCTTTTGCGCGATGCTGGACCGAATGCCCCATCTCTTGGTCGCCGGGACGACCGGGTCGGGCAAAAGCATGTTTCTTCACACCATCATCATGTCGCTTCTTCTCAGGCGGACACCCGATGAGGTGCGCTTCATACTGATTGATCCGAAACGATTAGAGTTCACGCCCTACAACGGGATTCCTCACCTTCTCGCGCCGGTGGTCACCGACGCCCGCGAAGCTTCCCGCATCCTGATTTGGCTTCTCAGAGAAATGGACCGCCGGTACCTGATCTTTGCGCGCCTCGGGGTTCGCAATATACAAGGGTATCGTGATCTCCCTCCCACCGATGACGACGATGAGCCGCGCGAGATTCTTCCGATGTTGGTCGTTATTGTCGATGAGTTGGCCGATCTGATGATGACGGGGACGCATGAAATAGAAAACGCCATCACGAGACTGGCCCAGATGGCCCGTGCCGTGGGGATCCATCTCGTTTTGGCGACGCAAAGGCCGTCCGTCGATGTCCTGACCGGCATTATCAAGGCGAATTTCCCCGCCCGGATCGCCTTCCAGGTCGCCAGCAAGACCGATTCCCGGACGATACTCGATTCCAATGGCGCTGAGAGCTTGCTGGGAGCGGGCGACATGCTTTTCATACCGCCCGGCAAATCACAGGCCCACCGCCTGCACGCTCCCCTCATCCCCGATGAAGACCGCGATGCGATCATCGCCTATCTCCAGGAGTTGGCCTCGTCTCAGCCGGAGGGCGCCATGACCCTATTGGATGAAAAGGCGCTGTCAGAAGAGGTTCCGAACGATGCCGATGAAGATTCCCTGCTCGATGACGCCAAGAGGATCGTTATCCAGCACCAGCAAGGCAGCACATCCCTCCTTCAGCGCAAACTTCGAATCGGTTATACAAGGGCCGCGCGACTGATCGATATGTTGGAGCGCCGCGGAATCGTCGGGCCGTTCGAGGGTAGTAAGGCCCGTGAAGTTCTTATCGATAGGGAAAATCTGGAGACTGAGATTGTGCGGGATGCCTGATAGGATGACAAGTCGCGGCCGAATTCATGTGTGGACCCTCTGTTTCACATTATTGATCTGCCTCTATTCCGCGGATCCCTCGCCGGCGGCGGATGTGATGGATGAGGAAACATGGCAGGACGGCCCTGCTCTCTTTAACAAAACGAGAGAGTGGATTCTGGCCTTGCCTTCATTGGAGGTGCCTTTTACCCAGATTAACCGGTGGACCGGGTGGGGCGACGAGGCGCCCGATACGGCGCGTGGCGTTCTGTATTTGGAACGGCCCTGCTGCTTCCGGCTGGAATATGATGAACCGGCCGGTCACGCCATTGTCTGCGATGGGGAATCGCTGTGGACCTATGTCCCTGAATTGGAGCAGGTTATCCGGACCCCCGTGCCGGAAGAGGGGATCGGGGCCGGGGATCTCTTTCTCTGGTTGCTTCGATCGGCGCATCCCGATTCCTTTGCGGTTCTTGTGGATCCGCCGGTCTACCGCCTCGGGGTTGAACCGCCGGCCGAGATCGGCTGGAGGGAGTTGGAGATCCTGATCGACATCAATGACGGATCGATTGCCGGATATTATTACGAGGACCTTCAGGAGAACCGAACGGCATTCCAATTTGCTGTCTTCAAAACCGTCCCCCGCGGAGGGCGCGAAGCCTTCCGATTTATAAGTCCGCCCGGGGTAGAGGTTGTCGATGTCGAATAATCCCCCCAAAACCCTCGCGGTGGTGACGTTGGGCTGTCCCAAAAACCAGGTCGATTCGGAGGTCATGGCCGGTGCGCTGCATCTCGATGGGTGGCGGACGGTGGCCGAGGTGGAACAGGCGAGCATGGTCGTCATCAATACATGCGCTTTCCTCTCCTCCGCTGTCGAAGAATCGATGGAAACCATCCGGTCGATCGCGGCGTTGAAAGAAACAGGCTCGCTCCGGCATCTCATTGTCGCCGGTTGTCTTCCCCAACGGGTCGGCGAGGAGCTCTTGCGGGAGGTGCCCGAGGTCGATTACCTCATCGGGACGGGCGCCTTGGGACGGATTGTCGATATCTGCCGATCGATCGAGGCCGGGTGCGAGGTGAGGGGAGCGGTTCTGGGAGGCTTGGA from Candidatus Eisenbacteria bacterium includes these protein-coding regions:
- a CDS encoding DNA translocase FtsK; this encodes MARSNAKREGDRGRSLTLALLLGALTALTGLSLLTVNDPTLGRTPYAGLPSNLAGYFGIIVADFWIRLVGRTVIWGLLPLSLVWSLRLAWSWFRLRLGRSSLAYIFFLIMTCVAGASLFTTEDPCRWGSTGRAGLEILSVFGPGGAPIVAVTLWLILLAATLRLIVPQPIQEALSRQATLGLSWVVNLVIAGLSSLGRVLSSAVLRLFDRYSPAHPPTQASGSTRGSKGGKKRSRPSRGELLQGPNGAEEVAVTGGEAPRIVVPQMVTGTREPEEDLLTGSDRELKPQRLSGPFPLPSLDLLTDSPPGEGQVDREEIFQKSQLLERVLGEFGIVGEVGEVHPGPVITRYEFTPGSGVRIAQIVSRADDIALALKASRVRLLAPIPGKAAVGIEVPNAHPATIYLKEVVSTDLFLRSKEPLLITLGKDIAGHPFCAMLDRMPHLLVAGTTGSGKSMFLHTIIMSLLLRRTPDEVRFILIDPKRLEFTPYNGIPHLLAPVVTDAREASRILIWLLREMDRRYLIFARLGVRNIQGYRDLPPTDDDDEPREILPMLVVIVDELADLMMTGTHEIENAITRLAQMARAVGIHLVLATQRPSVDVLTGIIKANFPARIAFQVASKTDSRTILDSNGAESLLGAGDMLFIPPGKSQAHRLHAPLIPDEDRDAIIAYLQELASSQPEGAMTLLDEKALSEEVPNDADEDSLLDDAKRIVIQHQQGSTSLLQRKLRIGYTRAARLIDMLERRGIVGPFEGSKAREVLIDRENLETEIVRDA
- a CDS encoding outer membrane lipoprotein carrier protein LolA, coding for MTSRGRIHVWTLCFTLLICLYSADPSPAADVMDEETWQDGPALFNKTREWILALPSLEVPFTQINRWTGWGDEAPDTARGVLYLERPCCFRLEYDEPAGHAIVCDGESLWTYVPELEQVIRTPVPEEGIGAGDLFLWLLRSAHPDSFAVLVDPPVYRLGVEPPAEIGWRELEILIDINDGSIAGYYYEDLQENRTAFQFAVFKTVPRGGREAFRFISPPGVEVVDVE